A genomic region of Prionailurus bengalensis isolate Pbe53 chromosome D1, Fcat_Pben_1.1_paternal_pri, whole genome shotgun sequence contains the following coding sequences:
- the LOC122484209 gene encoding olfactory receptor 149-like has translation MKNLSAVTEFILLGIPHTEDLETMLFVLFLGCYVFTLMGNLLILLAIVSSTRLHTPMYFFLCQLSVCDIFFPSVSSPKMLFYLSGNSRAISYAGCVSQLFFYHFLGCTECFLYTVMAYDRFVAICYPLRYTVIMSHRVCAILAVGTSFFGCIQATFLTTLTFQLPYCGPNEVDYFFCDIPVMLKLACADTSALERVGFVSVGLMPLSCFLLILTSYSRIVCSILQIRSTEGRRRAFSTCSAHLTAILLFYMPVVLIYLRPTPSPWLDATVQILNNLVTPMLNPLIYSLRNKEVKSSLGKVLHHLGFLADQLYRENAS, from the coding sequence ATGAAGAATCTCTCAGCAGTGACTGAGTTCATCCTGCTGGGCATCCCACACACGGAGGACCTGGAGACCATGCTCTTTGTCCTGTTTTTGGGCTGCTACGTCTTCACTCTTATGGGGAACCTGCTCATCCTACTGGCGATTGTCTCCTCCACTCGGCttcacacccccatgtacttcttcctgtgTCAACTGTCTGTGTGTGACATATTTTTCCCTTCTGTGAGCTCCCCCAAGATGCTCTTCTACCTCTCGGGGAACAGCCGGGCCATCTCCTATGCGGGCTGCGTGTCCCAGCTCTTCTTCTACCACTTCCTGGGCTGTACCGAGTGCTTCCTGTACACGGTGATGGCCTACGACCGCTTTGTCGCCATCTGCTACCCTCTCCGCTACACGGTAATCATGAGCCACAGGGTGTGTGCCATCCTGGCCGTGGGGACCTCTTTTTTTGGCTGCATTCAGGCCACCTTCCTAACCACTCTCACCTTCCAGTTGCCCTATTGTGGCCCCAATGAGGTGGATTACTTCTTCTGTGATATCCCGGTGATGCTGAAGCTGGCttgtgctgacacctcagccCTGGAGAGGGTGGGGTTCGTCAGCGTGGGCCTCATGCCCCTCAGCTGCTTCCTTCTCATTCTCACCTCCTACAGCCGCATTGTCTGCTCCATCCTGCAGATCCGCTCTACTGAAGGCAGACGCCGTGCCTTCTCCACCTGCAGTGCCCACCTCACCGCCATCCTGCTTTTCTACATGCCGGTGGTCCTCATCTACCTCAGGCCCACCCCAAGCCCCTGGCTGGATGCAACTGTTCAGATCCTGAATAACCTGGTCAcccccatgctgaaccccttgATTTACAGCCTCAGGAACAAGGAAGTAAAATCCTCTCTGGGGAAGGTGCTACATCACTTGGGCTTCCTTGCTGACCAATTGTACAGAGAGAACGCTAGTTAA